A single region of the Halorussus gelatinilyticus genome encodes:
- a CDS encoding Piwi domain-containing protein, producing MKPVNLDKNSLNDVPVGDTYAVRFTLDAVFENEGQYPRRNLKFTDGGGDDRTVTIWKNSAPEEIYEADYDRGATYLITAVEYEIDEGNDGERYQNLTVQSDAKLLEMSGPPSTEEALEDGLAETPDTSATSGDHGLTTFRATENLPDYDVYEYELVPKRGFRPSGENALRATYRARRKVRQQLDVTPVVVGSAFKLVSLVKLAHERVDLPRFEINEVGKRPVAFADEDDREILGEMLGEVLKDSKRDQYDIHGIDKILEIEPVIEKEGFRLHERYNLTVEVLPTRAAYLHVDYRHRILSDKTLDQLDEDEIHPGLRVTPTYRDMGLYVIGVGSETVTDKLHIEGNKSLVQYHREEPWVDPAKVQKIEDADRKVIWTVRQRGDGTEMAFPPELLALQGHPENLARFAPEFAEKQRLNTRLSAEQCISKAEDFVKQLDPLQFDGHTVEFESDPLVGDENVSIRGLFDPEADVLQFSDGKTGTHPSDVTSLGVYEAPDSFRVCHVRMEKRDKRIQRGWSTLESKLEQIGAPPDSVEEVTFDATMSPDQLGMEIAAEIPDDHDYDAVFCTLPPKNTGYFDTADPERVYDEVKKVLATKDLNSQFAHEETLDERFTIINIALGLVAAAGGIPFTIERALPGESELHLGIDVTHQYDESANGNHVHLAAATTAIHADGAVLGYTSSRPQSGEKIPPKDLKEIVKQAVMGFRTRYDRYPNHITIHRDGFANEDLGEVEKFLTELDVAYDVVEIRKQAPARVLKYSGAHFDTPQKATAAIYEDLPKAIVATFGEPETLASRESTGLPQPITVERVHGDTPIETLTAQTYLLSQAHVGASNATARLPITTMYADLASTAAARQHLPPTNKLRDKIGFI from the coding sequence ATGAAACCAGTTAATCTTGACAAGAACTCACTCAACGACGTACCGGTTGGAGACACCTACGCCGTTCGATTCACCTTAGACGCGGTCTTCGAGAACGAGGGTCAGTACCCTCGACGCAACCTGAAATTCACAGACGGCGGCGGTGATGACCGGACCGTCACGATCTGGAAAAACTCTGCACCAGAGGAGATCTACGAAGCAGATTACGATAGGGGGGCTACCTACCTCATCACAGCTGTCGAGTACGAAATCGACGAAGGAAACGACGGGGAGAGATACCAGAATCTTACTGTTCAGAGTGATGCTAAGCTTCTCGAAATGTCGGGCCCACCGAGTACAGAGGAAGCTCTCGAAGACGGTCTGGCTGAAACTCCAGACACATCTGCTACTAGTGGCGATCACGGTCTTACGACGTTCCGTGCCACAGAGAATCTTCCAGACTACGACGTCTACGAGTACGAACTCGTTCCGAAGCGAGGGTTCCGACCTTCTGGCGAGAACGCGCTGCGAGCGACGTACCGCGCGCGCCGCAAAGTCCGGCAACAACTTGACGTCACGCCGGTCGTGGTTGGGAGTGCGTTCAAACTGGTTTCCCTCGTGAAACTCGCGCATGAACGAGTGGACCTTCCCCGCTTCGAGATTAACGAGGTTGGTAAGCGACCGGTCGCTTTCGCGGACGAAGATGACCGGGAGATTCTGGGTGAAATGCTCGGTGAAGTTCTGAAGGACTCGAAACGCGACCAGTACGACATCCACGGAATCGATAAAATCCTAGAAATCGAACCCGTTATCGAGAAAGAGGGGTTCCGCCTTCACGAGCGATACAACCTCACCGTTGAGGTCCTCCCCACGCGTGCAGCCTATCTGCACGTCGATTACCGCCATCGGATTCTCTCGGACAAGACGCTCGATCAACTCGATGAAGACGAGATTCATCCTGGGCTCAGGGTGACACCAACGTACCGAGATATGGGATTGTACGTTATCGGCGTGGGGTCAGAAACCGTCACTGACAAGCTCCATATCGAGGGGAACAAAAGCCTCGTCCAGTATCACCGCGAGGAACCCTGGGTCGATCCAGCGAAAGTACAGAAAATCGAGGACGCAGATCGTAAGGTTATCTGGACGGTCCGTCAGCGGGGCGATGGAACAGAGATGGCGTTCCCACCTGAACTCCTGGCACTCCAAGGTCACCCTGAGAATCTCGCTCGATTCGCGCCGGAGTTTGCGGAGAAACAACGGCTCAATACACGTTTGTCAGCCGAGCAATGCATCTCGAAGGCTGAGGACTTCGTCAAACAACTTGACCCACTTCAGTTCGACGGGCACACCGTCGAGTTCGAGTCAGATCCGTTGGTCGGCGATGAGAACGTCTCAATCCGTGGGCTCTTCGACCCAGAGGCAGACGTCTTGCAGTTCAGTGATGGGAAAACCGGAACGCATCCGAGTGACGTCACGAGCCTCGGGGTTTACGAAGCACCGGATTCCTTCCGCGTGTGCCACGTCCGGATGGAGAAACGGGATAAGCGAATCCAGCGGGGATGGTCCACCCTCGAAAGCAAACTAGAACAGATCGGAGCTCCGCCAGACAGCGTCGAAGAGGTCACCTTCGACGCGACGATGTCACCTGACCAGCTGGGCATGGAAATTGCGGCGGAAATCCCGGACGACCACGATTACGACGCCGTGTTCTGCACGCTCCCGCCGAAGAACACCGGGTACTTCGACACGGCGGATCCGGAGCGAGTCTACGACGAGGTGAAAAAGGTTCTCGCTACGAAGGACCTCAACAGCCAGTTCGCCCACGAGGAAACACTCGACGAGCGATTCACGATCATCAACATCGCCCTCGGATTGGTCGCGGCTGCAGGAGGCATTCCGTTCACTATTGAGCGTGCGTTGCCTGGCGAGTCAGAACTCCACCTTGGAATCGACGTCACCCATCAGTACGACGAATCAGCGAACGGTAACCACGTCCATCTCGCCGCCGCAACCACCGCGATTCACGCTGACGGGGCCGTCCTCGGATACACCTCCTCTCGACCGCAGTCTGGAGAGAAGATCCCGCCGAAAGATCTCAAAGAGATCGTCAAACAGGCCGTGATGGGCTTCCGGACCCGATACGACCGGTACCCGAACCACATCACGATCCACCGAGATGGATTCGCAAACGAAGACCTCGGCGAAGTCGAGAAGTTCCTCACGGAACTCGACGTCGCGTACGATGTCGTCGAGATCCGGAAGCAAGCTCCAGCCCGCGTACTGAAATACAGCGGCGCTCACTTCGACACACCGCAGAAAGCGACCGCAGCCATCTACGAGGACCTTCCTAAAGCCATCGTCGCCACCTTTGGGGAACCCGAAACCCTCGCCAGCAGAGAAAGCACCGGACTCCCACAACCCATCACTGTCGAACGCGTCCACGGCGATACCCCCATCGAGACGTTAACTGCGCAAACGTACCTCCTGTCGCAAGCGCACGTCGGCGCATCCAATGCCACCGCTCGCCTTCCAATCACGACAATGTACGCGGACCTGGCAAGCACTGCGGCCGCTCGCCAGCACCTCCCACCGACCAACAAACTCCGAGATAAAATCGGCTTCATCTAA
- a CDS encoding DUF2797 domain-containing protein, with protein MTVRQTTTLRSRATVSAHPTMVSWSRGKPRLYLADTDGPIDLAGLVGEEICVDIQPGFRCQHCGDQADTSPCQECQSKPPHQQCIFTPGTSCTYQDCPFPSFKRRSCAHNFVVYLVAKDCVKAGITQADRYVSRWAEQGATHGMVVARTPNRRVAGIIEEALDDVVSTESTKEWYEPLDDPKQELVTAANSCREVLTGSLEPFSVLPDDEDGFDDRIITVPVHFSGDDATVLNLPEVTVGDELQSEVLGVRGQILATKDAVVNFDHLKGEQLTVEAPAECIPAMEDAQ; from the coding sequence ATGACAGTTCGACAGACTACTACGCTCCGCTCTCGGGCTACAGTGAGTGCTCACCCGACAATGGTCTCCTGGTCACGGGGAAAACCACGACTATACCTCGCTGATACGGATGGGCCGATAGACCTCGCAGGTCTCGTCGGTGAAGAGATCTGCGTCGATATCCAGCCTGGATTCCGGTGCCAGCACTGCGGAGATCAAGCAGACACATCGCCGTGCCAGGAGTGCCAGTCGAAGCCGCCACACCAGCAGTGCATCTTCACTCCTGGAACGTCTTGTACGTATCAGGACTGCCCGTTCCCGTCGTTCAAACGACGGTCGTGTGCGCACAACTTCGTCGTCTACCTAGTTGCCAAAGACTGTGTGAAGGCTGGCATCACGCAGGCAGATCGGTATGTCAGTCGCTGGGCAGAGCAAGGAGCGACGCACGGTATGGTCGTTGCGAGAACACCGAATCGTCGTGTCGCCGGGATCATCGAAGAAGCTCTGGATGATGTGGTGTCGACGGAATCGACGAAAGAATGGTACGAGCCGCTGGATGACCCGAAACAGGAACTCGTCACGGCTGCAAATTCCTGTCGTGAGGTACTAACTGGGTCTCTAGAACCGTTCTCAGTCCTTCCGGATGACGAGGACGGTTTCGATGATCGGATTATCACGGTCCCGGTTCACTTCTCTGGCGATGACGCGACTGTCCTGAACCTGCCCGAAGTCACTGTTGGTGACGAACTCCAGTCAGAGGTACTTGGGGTCCGGGGACAGATTTTGGCGACGAAGGACGCTGTAGTGAACTTCGATCATTTAAAAGGAGAACAGCTCACGGTCGAAGCACCTGCTGAGTGCATCCCGGCAATGGAGGACGCACAATGA
- a CDS encoding ArsR/SmtB family transcription factor — protein MEPGNGDEDKKNRFREAFERGQQGHIGSYEVWLSDHGFQAEQASRNRLTEYFRNYPEKAVNHEDALDEVGEYAGFVTQQQDVYHTPVIGPSGIGKTQLLHTVISFLTGLSEDIDTKFIDATDLGKKADKGFLLDEFAHGLTELETPIVCIDDCGLDKRIETSLTELRQAVDSGLFVTTWTPERWGINRGRIQDALPPSKEIYLDAFPRKDTDKTLRIIFEVLSENEFTLPSDTMERIHELSEGIPRLIHILALESLQEAFRKELDPGDVAATNSAADRLHLADASTRVQNLSESKLTVLKQILQLPNDRGVQPGTLVEELHRDKSTISYHLRELSDRGFVERDREGRRAFYRVTETLEPFIQRRINQEAEFDG, from the coding sequence ATGGAACCGGGCAACGGAGACGAAGACAAGAAAAACCGCTTCCGAGAAGCCTTCGAACGCGGACAACAGGGGCACATCGGAAGCTACGAAGTCTGGTTGTCGGATCACGGGTTCCAAGCAGAACAAGCCAGCCGCAACCGACTCACAGAATACTTCCGAAACTACCCTGAAAAAGCGGTGAATCACGAAGATGCGCTTGACGAAGTCGGTGAGTACGCGGGCTTCGTAACCCAGCAACAGGATGTCTATCACACCCCTGTAATCGGACCGTCAGGGATCGGGAAGACTCAGTTACTCCACACGGTCATCTCGTTTCTCACGGGACTCTCCGAGGACATCGATACGAAGTTCATCGACGCGACGGATCTCGGAAAGAAGGCCGACAAAGGATTCCTTCTCGATGAGTTCGCTCACGGGCTGACCGAACTCGAAACCCCAATCGTCTGTATCGATGATTGTGGCCTAGACAAGCGAATCGAAACCTCACTCACCGAACTCAGACAGGCTGTAGACAGCGGCCTATTCGTGACGACTTGGACGCCTGAACGGTGGGGCATCAACCGAGGGCGAATCCAAGACGCCCTCCCGCCCTCGAAAGAGATCTACCTTGATGCGTTCCCCCGCAAAGACACCGACAAAACGCTACGCATCATCTTCGAGGTGCTCTCCGAGAACGAGTTTACACTCCCGTCGGACACCATGGAGCGCATCCATGAGCTAAGCGAGGGGATCCCGCGCTTGATTCACATCCTCGCGTTAGAGTCGCTCCAAGAGGCCTTCCGGAAAGAACTGGATCCAGGAGACGTAGCAGCCACGAACTCGGCTGCTGACCGACTCCACTTGGCCGATGCGAGTACACGTGTCCAGAACCTCTCAGAGTCAAAGCTTACAGTATTGAAACAGATACTCCAACTTCCAAATGACCGGGGTGTCCAACCAGGCACACTGGTTGAGGAACTCCACCGCGACAAATCGACCATCTCCTACCACCTCCGGGAACTCAGCGACAGAGGATTTGTAGAACGCGACCGAGAGGGACGACGCGCGTTCTATCGAGTGACCGAGACATTGGAACCGTTCATCCAACGACGAATCAACCAGGAGGCCGAGTTCGATGGCTAG
- a CDS encoding metallophosphoesterase family protein → MLTLTHIADTHLGHRQYGLKQREDDMVSTTRAAFREMVEEHETDAILLPGDLFHSRDLRPKVLDQAEQELSRLPDDVPVLVSRGNHDENLTPREVTWLNYLHRRGHIVFLKADLEADPETARFDPYDPSDPGDYAGFYDIEVEECDGPVRVFGLQWRGARTRQALQQVANGIEAANAEHGEPAATVLLAHFGMEDEVPTLGGTVTHGELRDVKEHVDYLALGHIHKRYEAADWIYNPGSPEAHNTREGRHDWEHGYCSIALSSNGNEAEDAVEYEVDHHSTKRRPYYQVEFDVTSYDSPSELKTGFQEHVRGEQSNIDEYCQKEAFTANGNPRAPIIDLRFTGTLQFSRGDFRTDELAEWLKDECDALYVQVNTGIRTADVQQLISEIDEEEVFQDGRLNTNALEHRVFETIAKESIYDDHAEDVADVLGNAHQMAQAEEAVEDIRDSVSSARQELFPELTGNIVLDIDEDPFSDTDPDEETESGDEEPSREVSDEAEVVQQ, encoded by the coding sequence ATGTTGACGCTCACGCACATCGCGGACACGCACCTCGGCCACCGGCAGTACGGGTTGAAACAACGAGAGGACGACATGGTGTCGACGACGCGTGCTGCATTCCGTGAAATGGTCGAGGAGCACGAGACGGACGCGATTCTGCTACCCGGGGATCTGTTCCACTCGCGGGATCTCCGCCCGAAGGTCCTCGACCAAGCAGAACAGGAACTAAGCAGATTACCGGACGACGTGCCGGTGTTAGTATCCCGAGGGAACCACGACGAGAACTTGACGCCACGCGAGGTGACGTGGCTAAATTATCTGCATCGGCGTGGCCACATCGTGTTTCTGAAGGCAGACCTGGAGGCGGATCCGGAAACCGCTCGGTTCGACCCGTACGACCCGAGTGACCCGGGGGATTACGCTGGATTCTACGACATCGAGGTCGAGGAGTGCGACGGGCCGGTTCGGGTGTTCGGACTCCAATGGCGAGGCGCAAGAACGAGGCAAGCGTTGCAACAGGTGGCAAACGGGATTGAAGCAGCGAACGCCGAGCACGGTGAACCGGCAGCGACCGTGCTACTGGCGCATTTCGGAATGGAGGATGAGGTCCCGACGCTCGGCGGGACGGTAACGCACGGGGAACTCCGAGATGTGAAAGAGCACGTGGATTATTTGGCACTCGGACATATCCACAAGCGGTACGAGGCTGCTGACTGGATCTATAACCCTGGCTCCCCGGAAGCGCACAACACGCGCGAAGGCCGCCACGACTGGGAGCACGGCTACTGTTCAATTGCGCTATCTTCCAACGGAAACGAGGCCGAAGACGCGGTTGAGTACGAAGTGGACCACCACTCGACCAAGCGACGGCCGTACTACCAGGTGGAGTTCGATGTAACGTCGTACGACTCGCCGAGTGAACTCAAAACCGGGTTCCAAGAGCATGTCCGAGGAGAGCAATCGAACATTGACGAGTATTGCCAGAAGGAGGCGTTCACAGCGAATGGTAATCCCCGCGCGCCGATCATCGATCTGCGGTTCACCGGGACATTACAGTTCAGTCGGGGAGACTTCCGGACGGATGAGCTCGCAGAGTGGCTGAAAGACGAGTGTGATGCTCTGTACGTGCAGGTGAACACAGGGATCCGGACGGCGGACGTGCAGCAACTGATCTCCGAAATCGACGAAGAGGAAGTGTTCCAGGATGGGCGGTTGAACACGAACGCGTTGGAACACCGGGTGTTCGAGACGATAGCGAAGGAGTCCATCTACGATGACCACGCGGAAGACGTCGCCGACGTGCTGGGGAACGCACACCAGATGGCGCAAGCGGAAGAGGCAGTCGAAGATATCCGCGATTCGGTGAGCTCCGCACGGCAGGAACTGTTCCCTGAATTGACTGGCAACATCGTGCTTGACATCGATGAGGACCCCTTCTCGGACACGGATCCCGATGAGGAGACTGAGTCAGGAGATGAAGAACCCAGTCGAGAGGTCAGCGATGAAGCGGAGGTGGTGCAGCAATGA